In one Lolium rigidum isolate FL_2022 chromosome 3, APGP_CSIRO_Lrig_0.1, whole genome shotgun sequence genomic region, the following are encoded:
- the LOC124694896 gene encoding transcription factor GHD7-like, with translation MSISISCSVCGGVVGNCLHHHHNISVFPVQRHEPPPVEYQFFNHARGHDVGTIWPAPPADNHNRNTRPPPTFHGLQYTPHAHQLEAAGLITFQVEAGAGRDMPQPARPPTIMPFCGDTLTATVNKHAIVAIDGATMMVAAHHHAMHEREAKVMRYREKRKRRRYEKQIHYESRKAYAELRPRVKGRFAKVHEEAIVPSSPPPSAYDPTKLGLGWFPQTR, from the exons ATGTCCATATCCATTTCATGCAGCGTGTGCGGCGGTGTCGTGGGCAACTGCCTGCACCACCACCACAACATAAGCGTGTTCCCCGTTCAGCGTCACGAGCCGCCGCCGGTGGAGTACCAGTTCTTCAACCACGCCCGTGGCCACGACGTGGGAACCATCTGGCCCGCACCGCCGGCGGACAACCATAACCGCAACACCAGGCCGCCGCCGACATTCCATGGCCTCCAGTACACGCCGCATGCGCACCAACTAGAAGCTGCTGGGCTGATCACGTTCCAGGTGGAGGCCGGTGCCGGCCGAGACATGCCACAACCGGCGAGACCACCCACCATC ATGCCATTTTGCGGGGACACACTCACTGCCACCGTGAACAAGCATGCCATAGTGGCTATCGATGGAGCGACGATGATGGTGGCGGCGCATCATCACGCAATGCACGAGAGAGAAGCAAAGGTGATGAGGTacagggagaagaggaagaggcggcGCTACGAGAAGCAGATACATTATGAGTCCAGAAAAGCTTATGCCGAGTTGAGGCCACGGGTCAAGGGCCGTTTTGCCAAGGTACACGAAGAAGCCATCgtgccatcatctccaccaccatcggcaTATGATCCCACTAAACTCGGCCTCGGGTGGTTCCCCCAAACCAGGTAA